Genomic DNA from Solanum dulcamara chromosome 4, daSolDulc1.2, whole genome shotgun sequence:
CTTTTTCCGTGTGGCTCACGGTGAGTTTCCGACGGATGATGAGATCGGAGAATTTGATGGATTTGTGATCACCGGAAGTTGCAATGACGCGCATGGTAATGATTTGTGGATCTGCAAGTTATTGAATCTGCTTAAAAGAATTCATTCAATGAAGAAGAAAGTTTTGGGTATTTGCTTTGGACACCAggtatttcttttaatttaccATTTTACTCACCAAAAAAActccattaaaaaaaaaaactccaggtatcttctctttcaatttttttttatctgtttataaaaaaatatttttttcacgcTACATGtttataaaaatgataaaattaaagaataatttgataaattttgcaaatttttacattattaatcTTCTGTCCAGTAAATAGTacaacaaacaaattaaaagggGAGGATATTTTTGAGTTCTTAAGTGTTGAGATTTGTTTTATATTCGTTTACTTTTACAGCTGTCTTTAATTTGTGTCTATAGTTTTCTGTTGGCTGTCTTTTCCAATTGTCACCAAGGTACTTTTAATGCTTCGTTCTAGTACGTTTCATACGTGGCTTTGTACTAGCTTTATACATAAAATCAATATTCTTCCAAAATAATTTAACAATATAAGTAATACAAAGAATggataaaataatatcaaaatcaaataataCTTATTACCAAATGCagaataaaaatactttattttgGAATTATTTCCCTTATAACACCGACCAAGCTACCCAACTGTATAGAATCTTACCTACATTTTTGTAAATGGAAATTTCAATATAGgtaaatgttatttttttatctctttTCTGTGCTATGTGATTGTTTAATGCTAGTTGGgatgaaatattttatatgaaaatctgCTAAAGTCTGCAAACGTATTTGAACAAATTGGCAATGTTATTTTAATAGTACCAATTTCCGCGTTACGAAGTTATGTCTTAATTCTTCTTTCCCATCTATAGGAGAAGATAACTTTTGCCAAAAAAATTTTtgtcaaaattcttttataattattatttccttctatttatttttatttgtccagtatactaaaaataattatccaactttaattgtttaatttaaaaaattaagaaataatttactattttgtgtgtgttttaCCTTGATATTGGatactatttatttttcaatattaaaatgcacttataattaataaaaatgatatagtaaaattatttttctatttgttgTTTCTTGAGAGGTATGCCATCTCTACCGTggacaaataaaaattgattgaGGAGTACTTCCTCAATCATTTTACTTGTCTGCATTTGATTTGATacgtttttaaaaaataataaataaaataataattttattatatcaatCCTGATtattcaaatcatttaaatggTGGTATATAAATAAtagttaataataaatataaaataataaactatttatattTCAGCtagctattttttaaaaaaaatttaaaactcataaatttttaaaaaagcctAAACAGTAGTGGGTTTGTTTACGTACATGGCAGGACGATAGCGGTCCAAAAGCAACTAGACTTATGAGTGGGATTTGGGACCATATTACCATAAAAGAGACTGAAAATTTGGAAAACACGTTGGTACTATTCTCTCTTATAGTAAAGGAGATTTGGATAGAGCAGATTGGGTGGTACCTTTCTACGCGTATCTTAGCCTTCGGCTTTCAAATGTCGATTCAAATTATAGACAGCCCATATATTTTTGGGATTCTTTCTCTGATTTTTGAGGCAGATTTTTGGATTCTTTGTCACGTGTTCGTCTTTATAAACACTTTTGTCATATACTGCTGTTCATATTCACTACTTCACCTAactatatgtataatataattaagtctggcaaatgataaatgccgtccaattcaaaaaattattctaaCATATTGCAACTATCACATAAGAAATCAGTTGTTAAAACTAATAATCTTTTGGGGCGGAGAGTTTCAACGTGCTCTCTATATTTCAATTTGTCCGTCctattattttgatttatcatagaatttaaaaagtaaagaatatttttgaaacttatatcttaaaaaataaaaaatattcacttttaaaacagactaaaaaaagaacaaattaaTATGAAGGAAGTATAAGTTTTTTGTACCCTCAGGTGTTAACTAACAATCATAGTAAGTCTGATATAATAAtctaaaaaatgaattaaatgacCTACTATAACCGGCTAAATTACATTAATTAATACTAACATTTAAGAAATTTACAATGTCAATTATATGACTATATTCCTAAGCAATTAGGCCATGACTTTGTTATTTTGCCTTTGAAGATCCaatctttattttatgttatcGAACAACATGTCCTACTTGCTACTATCTTTTATGATTTGCCCATTCATGAGAAGGATTAGATCAAGAgagaattaattaaataattaagtgAAAAGATAAGCTTGTCTTGTACGTGTCACATAGCCGACATTGTCGGTGATCTATTCCAACCTCCAAATCCAACATTACCCACCAAGATAGAAAATCAGAAGCATTAATCACTATTACAACATtaatattgtggaatttttgacatATTATATGATgcaatttaatttttgtgattTGTTGCTAAATTTTTTTTTGCCCACTTCTTTTTCTTGATGTGGTGTAAGATATTAGGACGATCATTgggcggcactatagagagaGCCACTAATGGATGGGACATTGGCGTCACTACTGTTAATTTATCAACGTCCAAGCAATTCAACGCTCTCAAATTACCTAAATTTTTGCAAGTTATTGAATGTCATCGCGATGAGGTTTGTCTCAAATTCCCCTGTTGTTGAAGGGAAGAAAAAAAGTTGAATGTTTAGTACAAAATTAGCTAAGAATGTGTTTTGATTTGGAATTAGATCCGTGAGCTTCCACCAAAGGCTGAGGTGATGGCATGGTCCAACAAAACTGGAATTGAGATGTTTAGGTATGGTGATCACATCATGGGCATTCAAGGGCACCCGGAGTACACCAAAGACATTCTTCTCCATCTCATTGATCGTCTTCTTCAACGCAACCTTATTGAGGTAATCTAAACATGAATATACCGTCTTATGGTGTAAAGAGTACTGCTATAATTATGAATATAGTATCACTATATATGTAAAGAAGAATCAACTACATATTCTGCTTATACAAAATCCATTGGTCCATGTCCTTTTCAATCTAGGTGGTAGTGGTCCTATTGGCATTGTCAATGTATTATATTCTTTATGTAGGTGTGCCAAACGACGTCCTAAACAGTCAATGTGTCACATGCTTAGAATGTGTTATATATTGATGTGAAATTGTTTAATATGCCAACTGTAAAGCTTGACTTAATTTATGATAATTTTTGGTGCAATATAGGAGAGCATTGCTGATGTGGCTAAGGCGAAGGTTGAAGAGCGTGAGCCGGACAGGGAGCTATGGAAAAAATTATGCATCAGCTTTCTCAAGAGTAAATTGTAATGGAATATTTCTCAATTTATTAGAAGCTATTGGAATTGGTCAAAAGTGTAAATAGGAGATGGTGTTAGATGAAATTTTTAGGCTGTTTCTGAGTTTGGACTTATTAGACATCGTTTAGATGTCATTATCAAGAACTTAAGATTAAGCTTTAATTATTGAAATTTATAAGGTCAATTGCAATTGCATTATTTAGATTTCATTAACTAGAGGCTCTTAATTGTGTATGTATTTTATTGTGGTTGACCAGAAATATGTAACAAgttcaaataatgatttttttagTTCAAAAAAATGGTACTTGAATTTAGCACATTTGGGGTGGTGGAGAGGCCAAAACAACTAGAGATGAAACTTGGCTTCTCAATTTACTATTCGGCCAAAGTGTAAAGTGGACGACCTAAGCTCCAAGCTAGGAATTTCCAACATTTTTGCACTTCCTAGCTTGAGAGTGAGTACTATTGATAAAAGAATAGTAGAAGACTTTACTTGACCACATGGGCAATGTAGTCATTTTACCATTTCCGGATTAATGGTCCAAACGGTTAGTTTAGAATTCAATTAGTTAGTTAATCTGTAAGCTAATCAatcacctatatatatatgtacagaTGTAATGGCTCATTTCATTTCCTGctctcatcttcttcttcttcttccatcttttttcttttctctacaTGCAAGAATCGAaatcttgcttctcttttattAAGAACAATATTTGTGAACCACACAAGCTGGCCCAAACATTATCATTATGTAACTTATGTACGAGGCTTGTCTTCACACTTTACGCACTTTACCTTTATTCTAGCCCAGAACTTCCAATTTGATTCTTAATAATAATATCCATGAAAATAAATATGGACATTTTTTATGACTAAGTAGCGAAAAAACAGAAATATCACatgaaaatagaagaaaaagaaaaaagacgaGCCAATGGTGGAGATAGATTTAATCCTCTGCAAAAAATTGGTGAATGAGTTTGAAGAACTACAATATCAAGGGCGAATCAAGGCCTTTAAATACGATGCATTCGTCGTGGCCCCAAATTTTAGCGACTCCatttttcaataataataaaactattataagtttattttaaagaaaaaaattatattgtgccttttaatttatttgttttactttttttatggTATGCTTTACACAAATTCATAGTGTTGGGAGCTAATTACATCTTATTCTTACTCTtttccaaataataaaatttcttaaatttggtggaatccAGATATATTCCAAAACGTCTTAATATATCGTGTAAAGTGGTGTATCTGACCAATACATCGGGTAAAGTGATTATTCGACCGATACATCGCATAAAgttatttatatgaaaatatgagagagaagagatttttgtaattttttcaaatggtagggAATGTTAGagaatttgataaaataagttgtatatttaggtaatttttttcttttttttagtttgtttcgaaatattaaagaatattttttctttttttcaatttttaaatttactttCCACCTGActatttaagaccacaag
This window encodes:
- the LOC129885711 gene encoding gamma-glutamyl peptidase 5-like codes for the protein MEGKKFAVLLCAEDSEYVKKKYGGYFGVFVRMLAEEGETWDFFRVAHGEFPTDDEIGEFDGFVITGSCNDAHGNDLWICKLLNLLKRIHSMKKKVLGICFGHQILGRSLGGTIERATNGWDIGVTTVNLSTSKQFNALKLPKFLQVIECHRDEIRELPPKAEVMAWSNKTGIEMFRYGDHIMGIQGHPEYTKDILLHLIDRLLQRNLIEESIADVAKAKVEEREPDRELWKKLCISFLKSKL